The following are encoded in a window of Bremerella alba genomic DNA:
- a CDS encoding di-heme oxidoredictase family protein — protein MSRIIPLLLVAFFLLSVDTLFAQAEADDDPVVRGRKLFLHQWKPGDELSPQGDGLGPMFNGTSCVECHSLGGVGGSGESKRNAQFLSFLPESGKFTDDGIKSFLGRLKGMHPDFVDDKDQFSFGVLLHRQSTTPDYAAIHDEVTTPLPSNYDSRLRIRRMLSQRNIRPVDALPLKLVTYQDELQYALAERNPPQLFGLDAIDRRITEGDLKNIVKAQETSRTGVSGRLAGKFGWRGQMRDLDLFIKGACATEIGLQVHEFEQTKDPLRQDYSLKGTDLSKAQIDDLIRYVRSLDVPSQVLPNDPQQRKMIAEGKQLFANIGCAECHVENVGSVSGVYSDFLLHHMGQQFEDPIPAEPVAKFTERERMDVIVSYHGMRRRAVTTELVKTMEVGPEQHTEYKTPPLWGVADSAPYLHDGRATTLRAAIEWHGGEAYSSFRRFSLMSEEKQFSLLKFLESLKAPQDAQEAPPQLTDSVADNGAALR, from the coding sequence GTGAGTCGAATCATCCCCCTGCTACTTGTCGCGTTCTTTCTCTTGTCGGTCGATACGCTTTTCGCTCAAGCCGAAGCCGACGATGACCCGGTTGTCCGAGGAAGAAAACTGTTTCTGCACCAGTGGAAGCCAGGAGACGAGCTAAGCCCCCAGGGCGACGGCTTGGGCCCGATGTTTAACGGGACGAGCTGCGTCGAGTGTCATTCGCTCGGTGGGGTCGGTGGCAGTGGCGAAAGCAAACGCAACGCACAGTTTCTTTCCTTCTTGCCAGAGTCCGGCAAGTTCACCGACGATGGGATCAAGAGTTTTCTCGGACGCTTGAAGGGGATGCACCCTGATTTTGTCGACGACAAGGATCAGTTCTCTTTCGGTGTTCTGCTGCATCGGCAAAGCACGACCCCAGATTACGCGGCCATCCATGACGAGGTCACGACACCGCTGCCATCTAATTACGACTCTCGGCTGCGCATTCGGCGGATGCTTAGTCAACGCAACATTCGCCCAGTCGATGCCCTGCCGCTTAAACTGGTGACCTATCAAGACGAGCTGCAATATGCCTTGGCCGAACGCAACCCGCCGCAACTGTTTGGCCTCGACGCCATCGACCGCAGAATTACCGAGGGCGACCTCAAGAACATCGTCAAAGCTCAAGAGACGAGCCGCACCGGGGTCTCAGGCCGCCTGGCCGGCAAGTTCGGCTGGCGAGGTCAGATGCGAGACTTAGATCTTTTCATCAAGGGGGCATGTGCGACGGAGATTGGGCTTCAGGTTCACGAGTTTGAGCAGACGAAGGATCCTCTGCGTCAAGATTATTCCTTGAAGGGAACGGACTTGAGCAAGGCTCAGATTGACGATCTTATTCGATACGTGCGCAGCTTGGACGTGCCTAGTCAGGTGCTTCCCAACGATCCGCAGCAACGCAAGATGATCGCCGAGGGAAAACAGTTGTTTGCCAACATTGGCTGCGCCGAGTGCCATGTCGAAAATGTGGGTTCGGTTTCCGGCGTTTACTCCGACTTTTTACTGCATCATATGGGGCAACAATTTGAAGACCCCATCCCGGCCGAGCCAGTCGCGAAATTCACCGAACGCGAACGGATGGATGTCATCGTCAGTTATCACGGCATGAGGCGCCGCGCTGTCACGACTGAACTGGTCAAGACAATGGAAGTCGGCCCCGAGCAGCACACCGAGTACAAAACGCCGCCGCTGTGGGGTGTCGCCGACTCGGCCCCTTACCTGCATGACGGCCGAGCGACCACACTTCGAGCAGCGATTGAATGGCACGGTGGCGAAGCGTACTCGTCGTTCCGGCGGTTCTCGCTAATGAGCGAAGAGAAACAGTTCAGCCTGCTCAAATTTCTGGAGTCGCTCAAAGCCCCTCAAGATGCCCAAGAAGCACCGCCGCAATTGACCGATAGCGTAGCAGATAACGGCGCGGCGCTACGGTAA
- a CDS encoding di-heme oxidoredictase family protein, whose translation MTRITSLLALGVLLTISSPLFAQFAASDDMVDRGRELFVHQWEPNDKLSPNGDGLGPLYNATSCVACHAQGGVGGSGPKDHNAQMLAIVPEPGKLNARTAKTFLNRLNTMHPEFVDSEGRYFTGILLHRYSTTPEYAEAHQKVTTPLEETIESRSRVRRMLNRRGISEISLLPLKLVINQRDMQYALAERNPPQLFGTHLIDTLIDDGDIEAIAQQQLQSNKGVSGRFTGRFGWRGQLEDLDLFVKGACAAEVGLQVQEMNQSKDPLKPDYQLSGIDLTAEQTDQLVAFVRSLPRPEQVLPEDPNERSYVNQGAVLFDAIGCAECHVQDVGQLSGVFSDFLLHDMGPEFEDPIPAKKIKVTRVTAGVTMPSYYGADPIRATETYYTVEEQNHFKEYRTPPLWGVADSAPYLHDGRATTLRAAIEWHGGEALASRANFAQLHEREQVALLKFLESLQAPKTAEETPDRIVGKQVAEPGEKKISSIPSGTIKAVAARK comes from the coding sequence ATGACTCGCATCACGTCACTTCTTGCGTTGGGCGTTCTTCTCACGATCAGTTCGCCGCTGTTCGCTCAGTTTGCAGCTTCAGACGACATGGTCGATCGCGGCCGCGAGTTGTTCGTTCATCAGTGGGAACCCAACGACAAGCTAAGTCCCAACGGCGATGGCTTAGGGCCGCTGTACAACGCGACAAGCTGCGTGGCGTGTCATGCCCAAGGAGGCGTCGGAGGAAGTGGCCCCAAAGACCACAACGCTCAGATGCTGGCCATCGTTCCGGAGCCTGGCAAGCTCAACGCTCGAACAGCCAAAACGTTCCTCAATCGCTTGAATACAATGCATCCCGAGTTTGTCGATTCCGAGGGACGCTATTTCACCGGAATCCTTTTGCATCGCTACAGCACAACGCCTGAGTACGCCGAGGCCCACCAAAAGGTAACGACGCCGTTAGAAGAAACGATCGAGTCGCGTAGCCGAGTTCGGCGAATGCTCAATCGTCGTGGCATTTCGGAAATCAGCCTCTTGCCGTTGAAGCTGGTGATCAACCAACGCGATATGCAATATGCCCTGGCCGAGCGTAACCCGCCCCAGCTTTTCGGAACGCATTTAATCGATACGTTAATCGACGATGGCGATATCGAAGCGATCGCCCAGCAGCAACTGCAAAGCAACAAAGGTGTTTCCGGCCGCTTTACGGGGCGATTTGGCTGGCGTGGACAACTGGAAGATTTAGACCTTTTCGTCAAAGGTGCCTGTGCCGCCGAGGTCGGGCTCCAGGTTCAAGAGATGAACCAATCGAAAGATCCACTTAAACCCGACTACCAACTCAGCGGAATCGATCTTACTGCGGAGCAAACCGACCAGTTGGTTGCCTTCGTTCGCTCGCTGCCGCGTCCTGAGCAGGTCCTGCCGGAAGATCCCAACGAGCGTAGCTACGTGAATCAGGGAGCCGTGCTTTTCGATGCGATCGGTTGTGCCGAGTGCCACGTGCAGGATGTCGGACAGCTAAGTGGCGTCTTCTCTGACTTCCTGTTGCATGATATGGGACCGGAATTTGAAGACCCCATTCCGGCGAAGAAGATTAAGGTTACCAGAGTCACCGCAGGCGTGACGATGCCGTCGTACTATGGTGCCGATCCGATTCGAGCGACTGAAACGTACTATACCGTTGAAGAACAAAACCACTTCAAGGAATATCGCACCCCGCCGCTCTGGGGCGTTGCCGATTCGGCCCCTTACCTGCATGATGGTCGCGCGACAACACTTCGTGCAGCCATTGAATGGCACGGAGGAGAAGCGTTGGCCTCGCGGGCAAACTTTGCTCAGCTCCACGAACGAGAGCAAGTCGCGTTGCTCAAATTCCTCGAATCGCTTCAAGCACCCAAGACAGCCGAAGAAACCCCCGACCGGATCGTCGGCAAACAAGTGGCAGAGCCTGGGGAAAAGAAGATCTCTAGCATCCCCAGTGGTACAATCAAAGCGGTGGCCGCGCGTAAGTAA